In the genome of Pseudomonas sp. LBUM920, one region contains:
- the orn gene encoding oligoribonuclease: protein MQNPQNLIWIDLEMTGLNPDTDVIIEMATIVTDSNLNTLAEGPVIAIHHSDAVLATMDEWNTRTHGNSGLTQRVRDSRISMRDAEAETIAFLEKWVPKGKSPICGNSICQDRRFLYTHMKALESYFHYRNLDVSTLKELAARWAPEVKDSFHKGSTHLALDDIRESIAELQHYRKHFIKA from the coding sequence ATGCAAAACCCACAGAACCTGATTTGGATCGATCTGGAAATGACCGGTCTGAACCCCGACACCGACGTCATCATCGAGATGGCGACGATTGTCACCGACAGCAACCTCAACACCTTGGCCGAAGGTCCGGTGATCGCCATTCACCACAGCGACGCCGTCCTCGCCACCATGGATGAGTGGAATACGCGCACCCACGGCAACTCCGGCCTGACCCAGCGCGTGCGTGACAGCCGCATCAGCATGCGCGACGCCGAAGCTGAAACCATCGCCTTCCTTGAAAAATGGGTGCCCAAGGGCAAGTCACCGATCTGCGGCAACAGCATCTGCCAGGATCGTCGCTTCCTTTATACGCACATGAAAGCGCTGGAAAGCTACTTCCACTACCGCAACCTGGATGTGTCCACCTTGAAAGAGCTGGCCGCACGCTGGGCGCCAGAGGTCAAAGACAGCTTCCATAAGGGCAGCACCCATTTGGCGTTGGATGATATTCGCGAGTCGATTGCTGAGTTGCAGCATTACCGCAAGCATTTCATCAAGGCCTGA
- the motB gene encoding flagellar motor protein MotB — protein sequence MENNQPIIIKRVKRFAAGHHGGAWKIAFADFATAMMAFFLVLWLMSTATPEQKIAIAGYFKDPIGFSESGTPFVIDLGGSPQLAPERTINPEVKTESPQENIPIERDTVEAMAEQVEQERLELLLQELQTKVEENPQLLKFKDQISFEITPEGLRIQITDAANRPMFDSGSARLKPYFEDILLAMADTIKAVPNKISISGHTDAKPYAGQGDFGNWELSANRANAARRALVAGSYPDPQVARVVGFASSQLFDPKDPFNPINRRIDIVVLTKKAQRAIEGDQGAAPAAPTQGEGAPGEVPADPNAIPPGQEPLPAHELRQKLNLFDDGGVKDPTAPGS from the coding sequence ATGGAAAACAACCAGCCGATAATCATCAAGCGCGTCAAGCGCTTCGCTGCGGGGCACCATGGCGGCGCCTGGAAAATCGCCTTCGCCGACTTTGCGACGGCGATGATGGCGTTCTTCCTGGTGCTGTGGCTGATGTCCACCGCCACGCCCGAACAGAAGATCGCCATCGCCGGTTACTTCAAAGACCCGATTGGCTTTTCGGAAAGCGGAACACCGTTTGTCATCGACCTGGGCGGCTCGCCGCAGCTGGCGCCCGAGCGCACCATCAACCCGGAGGTCAAGACCGAATCGCCGCAGGAAAACATTCCAATCGAGCGCGATACCGTCGAGGCCATGGCCGAGCAGGTCGAGCAGGAACGTCTGGAATTGTTGCTGCAGGAACTGCAGACCAAGGTTGAAGAGAATCCGCAGCTGCTGAAATTCAAGGATCAGATTTCTTTCGAAATCACGCCGGAAGGCTTGCGCATCCAGATCACCGACGCCGCCAACCGGCCGATGTTCGACTCTGGCAGCGCGCGCCTGAAACCCTATTTTGAAGACATCCTGCTGGCCATGGCTGACACCATCAAGGCGGTGCCGAACAAGATCAGCATCAGCGGCCACACCGACGCCAAGCCGTATGCGGGCCAGGGTGACTTCGGCAACTGGGAACTCTCGGCCAACCGCGCCAACGCCGCCCGCCGTGCGCTGGTCGCGGGCAGCTACCCGGACCCGCAAGTGGCACGTGTGGTGGGTTTTGCGTCGTCGCAGCTATTTGATCCTAAAGATCCGTTCAACCCGATCAACCGTCGGATTGATATTGTCGTGCTGACCAAAAAGGCCCAGCGTGCGATCGAAGGCGATCAGGGCGCAGCGCCGGCAGCACCGACCCAAGGCGAGGGCGCACCGGGCGAAGTGCCGGCCGACCCGAACGCGATTCCGCCAGGGCAGGAGCCGCTGCCGGCCCACGAGCTGCGGCAGAAGCTGAACCTGTTTGATGATGGTGGGGTGAAAGATCCTACGGCGCCTGGGTCGTAA
- the rsgA gene encoding small ribosomal subunit biogenesis GTPase RsgA, with product MAKRQLNRRQNWRIEKIQGERAARAAKRESSAVEALEGGDLGPEQTGLVIAHFGVQVEVEALEGELAGSVSRCHLRANLPALVTGDKVVWRAGNQGIGVIVAQLPRTTELRRPDSRGQLKPVAANVDMIVIVFAPLPEPHANLIDRYLVAAEHAGIRPLLLLNKFDLIDEQNAPALNALLAVYRTLGYPVLEVSAHHGNGMEQLQQQLDGRISVFVGQSGVGKSSLVNSLLPEVDTRVGPLSELSGQGTHTTTTARLFHFPGGGELIDSPGIREFGLGHVSRSDVEAGFIEFNDLIGTCRFRDCKHDREPGCALLKALEDGRVQQQRMNSYRSIIASLPESSY from the coding sequence ATGGCCAAACGCCAGCTCAATCGTCGCCAAAACTGGCGCATCGAAAAGATCCAAGGTGAGCGCGCTGCTCGCGCCGCCAAACGTGAATCCTCCGCCGTAGAGGCGCTCGAGGGCGGCGACCTGGGCCCCGAACAGACGGGTCTGGTGATCGCGCACTTTGGTGTGCAGGTCGAAGTCGAGGCGCTGGAAGGCGAACTCGCAGGCTCTGTTTCCCGCTGCCACTTGCGCGCCAACCTGCCTGCGCTGGTGACCGGCGACAAGGTCGTGTGGCGCGCCGGCAACCAGGGGATCGGCGTGATCGTCGCCCAGTTGCCGCGCACCACCGAATTGCGCCGCCCTGACAGCCGCGGCCAGCTCAAGCCGGTGGCCGCCAACGTCGACATGATCGTGATCGTGTTCGCGCCGCTGCCCGAGCCGCATGCCAACCTGATCGACCGCTACCTGGTCGCGGCCGAGCATGCCGGCATTCGCCCGCTGTTGCTGCTGAACAAATTCGACCTGATCGACGAGCAGAACGCCCCGGCGCTCAACGCGTTGCTGGCGGTCTACCGCACGCTGGGTTACCCGGTGCTGGAAGTCTCGGCGCATCACGGCAATGGCATGGAACAGCTGCAACAGCAGTTGGACGGGCGCATCAGTGTGTTCGTCGGCCAGTCGGGCGTGGGCAAGTCGTCGCTGGTCAACAGCTTGTTGCCGGAAGTCGACACCCGTGTCGGCCCGCTGTCGGAACTGTCCGGCCAGGGCACCCACACCACCACCACCGCGCGGTTGTTCCACTTCCCGGGCGGCGGTGAGCTGATCGACTCCCCGGGTATTCGTGAATTTGGCTTGGGCCACGTCAGCCGCAGCGATGTGGAAGCGGGCTTCATCGAGTTCAACGACCTGATCGGCACCTGCCGCTTCCGCGACTGCAAACACGACCGCGAGCCCGGTTGTGCACTGCTCAAGGCGCTGGAAGACGGTCGCGTTCAGCAGCAGCGCATGAACAGCTACCGGTCGATTATTGCAAGCTTGCCCGAGAGCAGTTACTAA
- a CDS encoding HDOD domain-containing protein: MANETTAPTTKPTTLAAWIKRLDDVLLPVPQASHERVCKAIRDSRSSLRDIAELMQHSPALVLSVMREANGQAHGSLSGPAENLEVALNRLGLKRAEELLARLPSVPEKDIPVALRQLLLVSQHASQQANGLFASRLARLWQDIHWGSLLFLSPLWPMAVAYPKLLEEWELRVIHKGQSAHKVEQALFGVRLLDLCRGLTEAWHLPIWVSQGYNMLLTEQRLLVKALRIAREDDALRQQQLLDAEPNLRRWLNQPANTVLLANGLAMSAQESWTCPHTERWQYLTALYLQEPLSDVQQQVHQQAVTSARTTLMPDLWHPALSLIWPWHVQKIHRGLLPAPPPTAEALAVWRKRCTELLVEPSRFANAMHLTNCAREALVASGMQRVLLFMADRALSTLRVHQADGLPRDAANLSLDVVNSTLLQRLLEKSAQIRLTPDNHAQFSALLPPILRRLFNGEHLLLRSLSCNGKVVMLMVADQGGGPFSETTVQAFGKTAQCIEKALHSFTNRSA; the protein is encoded by the coding sequence ATGGCTAATGAAACGACAGCTCCAACGACAAAACCCACTACCCTCGCGGCTTGGATAAAGCGCCTGGACGATGTGCTGCTGCCTGTTCCTCAGGCTAGTCACGAACGCGTGTGCAAGGCCATCCGCGATAGCCGTAGTTCTTTACGGGATATTGCCGAGCTGATGCAACACAGCCCGGCGCTGGTGCTCAGCGTGATGCGCGAGGCTAACGGCCAGGCCCATGGCAGCCTGTCGGGGCCGGCGGAAAACCTCGAAGTGGCGCTCAACCGCCTCGGCCTCAAACGCGCCGAGGAGTTGCTGGCGCGCCTGCCCTCGGTGCCGGAAAAAGACATTCCGGTGGCCCTGCGCCAACTGCTGCTGGTGAGCCAGCACGCCTCCCAGCAAGCCAACGGTTTGTTCGCCAGCCGCCTCGCGCGGTTGTGGCAAGACATTCATTGGGGCAGCCTGCTGTTTCTGTCGCCGCTGTGGCCGATGGCCGTCGCGTACCCCAAGCTTCTGGAAGAATGGGAACTGCGGGTGATCCACAAAGGCCAGTCGGCACACAAGGTCGAACAGGCACTGTTCGGTGTGCGCCTGCTGGACTTGTGCCGCGGTTTGACCGAAGCCTGGCACCTGCCGATCTGGGTCTCCCAAGGCTACAACATGCTGCTGACTGAACAGCGCTTGCTGGTCAAGGCGCTGCGCATCGCCCGTGAAGACGACGCGCTGCGCCAACAGCAATTGCTCGACGCCGAACCCAACCTGCGCCGCTGGCTGAACCAGCCGGCCAACACTGTGCTGCTGGCCAACGGCCTGGCGATGTCCGCGCAGGAATCCTGGACTTGCCCGCACACCGAGCGCTGGCAGTACCTCACGGCGCTGTACCTGCAAGAGCCGCTGAGTGACGTGCAGCAACAGGTTCACCAGCAAGCGGTGACCAGCGCTCGCACAACCTTGATGCCTGACCTCTGGCACCCGGCGTTGTCGCTGATCTGGCCGTGGCATGTGCAGAAAATCCATCGCGGCCTGTTGCCGGCGCCGCCGCCCACTGCCGAGGCACTCGCCGTGTGGCGCAAGCGTTGCACCGAGCTGCTGGTCGAACCGAGCCGTTTTGCCAATGCCATGCACCTGACCAACTGCGCCCGAGAAGCCCTGGTCGCCAGTGGCATGCAGCGCGTCTTGTTGTTCATGGCGGACCGCGCCCTGAGCACCTTGCGCGTTCACCAGGCTGACGGCTTGCCCAGGGACGCGGCGAACCTGAGCCTGGACGTGGTCAACAGCACGCTGCTGCAGCGCCTGCTGGAAAAGTCTGCCCAGATACGCCTCACGCCAGACAACCACGCACAGTTCTCGGCCTTGCTGCCGCCGATCCTGCGCCGCCTGTTCAATGGCGAACACCTGTTGCTGCGTTCGTTGAGCTGCAACGGCAAGGTCGTGATGCTGATGGTCGCCGATCAGGGCGGTGGCCCCTTCTCGGAAACCACCGTGCAGGCCTTCGGCAAAACCGCTCAATGCATCGAGAAAGCGCTGCACAGCTTTACCAACCGCAGCGCTTGA
- a CDS encoding N-acetylmuramoyl-L-alanine amidase, translating to MRFRAMVAVVGVLLAAMTFNVLAASQVKSVRLWRAPDNTRLVFDLSGPVQHSVFTLTAPDRLVIDINGATLAAPLKVSTANTPITSMRSAQRTPTDLRVVIDLKKAVTPKSFVLAPNAQYGNRLVVDLFDNAADAAPPPAPTPSVATVPAVPVNPSQPQVKLPPPPPAPAGKRDIIVVIDAGHGGEDPGASGSRGQHEKDVVLAIARELQRQVSGMKGYRAELTRTGDYFIPLRGRTEIARKKGADLFVSIHADAAPSAAAFGASVFALSDRGATSETARWLADSENRSDLIGGAGNVSLDDKDKMLAGVLLDLSMTASLTSSLNVGQKVLSNIGRVTSLHKQRVEQAGFMVLKSPDIPSILVETGFISNSNEASKLASASHQQALARSISAGIRQFFQQNPPPGTYIAWLRDSGKIAQGPRDHRVQPGDTLAMLAVRFQVSAATLRSANNLKTDELKVGQVLTIPGTELAAQ from the coding sequence ATGCGCTTTCGCGCGATGGTTGCTGTCGTAGGGGTGTTGCTTGCGGCAATGACTTTCAATGTTCTGGCTGCTTCACAGGTGAAAAGTGTTCGCCTGTGGCGAGCGCCGGATAACACGCGACTGGTGTTTGACCTGTCTGGCCCGGTCCAGCACAGCGTCTTTACCCTCACGGCGCCTGATCGGCTGGTGATCGACATCAACGGTGCGACCCTGGCCGCGCCGTTGAAAGTCTCCACCGCCAACACGCCGATTACCTCGATGCGCTCGGCGCAGCGCACGCCGACCGACCTGCGGGTGGTGATCGACCTGAAAAAGGCGGTGACCCCGAAAAGCTTTGTGCTGGCGCCGAACGCCCAATACGGCAACCGCCTGGTGGTCGACCTGTTCGACAATGCCGCCGATGCCGCGCCGCCGCCTGCGCCGACGCCAAGCGTGGCGACTGTGCCGGCCGTGCCGGTCAATCCATCGCAGCCTCAGGTCAAGCTTCCACCGCCGCCGCCCGCACCTGCGGGCAAGCGCGACATTATCGTGGTGATCGACGCCGGTCACGGCGGTGAAGACCCGGGCGCCTCCGGCTCGCGCGGCCAGCATGAAAAAGACGTGGTGCTGGCCATCGCCCGTGAACTGCAACGTCAGGTCAGTGGCATGAAAGGCTATCGCGCCGAGCTGACCCGTACCGGCGACTACTTCATTCCTTTGCGTGGCCGTACCGAGATCGCTCGCAAGAAGGGCGCCGACCTGTTCGTGTCGATCCACGCCGACGCCGCGCCATCGGCCGCCGCCTTTGGTGCTTCGGTGTTTGCGTTGTCGGATCGCGGCGCCACGTCCGAGACCGCGCGCTGGCTGGCCGACAGCGAAAACCGTTCCGACTTGATCGGCGGGGCTGGCAACGTGTCCCTCGACGACAAAGACAAAATGCTCGCTGGCGTACTGCTCGACCTGTCGATGACCGCCTCGCTGACCTCCAGCTTGAACGTTGGCCAAAAGGTCCTGAGCAACATCGGTCGCGTCACCTCGCTGCACAAACAGCGCGTGGAGCAGGCCGGGTTCATGGTGTTGAAGTCGCCGGACATTCCGTCGATCCTGGTCGAAACCGGGTTTATCTCCAACTCCAACGAGGCCTCGAAGCTGGCCAGTGCGAGCCACCAGCAGGCGTTGGCGCGCTCGATCAGCGCCGGCATTCGTCAGTTCTTCCAACAGAACCCGCCGCCGGGCACTTACATCGCCTGGCTGCGTGACTCCGGGAAAATCGCCCAGGGCCCACGTGACCATCGCGTGCAGCCTGGCGACACCCTGGCGATGCTGGCCGTGCGTTTTCAGGTGTCGGCCGCTACCTTGCGCAGCGCCAATAACCTGAAGACCGATGAGTTGAAAGTCGGCCAGGTGTTGACCATCCCTGGCACCGAATTGGCGGCGCAGTAA
- the tsaE gene encoding tRNA (adenosine(37)-N6)-threonylcarbamoyltransferase complex ATPase subunit type 1 TsaE, which translates to MSEVTLFLGDEDAMVAFGNRIAHVTNGAGLIFLEGDLGAGKTTLSRGIIRGLGHTGAVKSPTFTLVEPYEIGKVRAFHFDLYRLVDPEELEYMGIRDYFDEDALCLIEWPDKGTGFLPKPDLTITITPHDHGRQLKLLPQSARGESWCAALALEFK; encoded by the coding sequence GTGTCTGAAGTAACGCTTTTTCTGGGCGATGAAGACGCCATGGTTGCGTTCGGAAATCGCATCGCCCACGTCACAAACGGCGCGGGGCTGATCTTTCTCGAAGGCGACCTGGGGGCGGGCAAGACCACGCTGTCACGCGGCATTATTCGCGGGTTGGGCCACACGGGCGCGGTAAAAAGCCCGACGTTCACCCTGGTCGAACCCTACGAGATCGGTAAAGTTCGCGCCTTCCATTTTGACCTGTATCGTCTGGTCGACCCGGAAGAACTGGAATACATGGGCATCCGTGATTACTTCGACGAAGACGCGTTGTGCCTGATCGAGTGGCCAGATAAAGGCACAGGCTTTTTGCCAAAGCCGGACCTGACCATTACCATTACGCCGCATGACCACGGACGTCAGCTGAAGTTGTTGCCCCAGAGCGCGCGCGGTGAGTCGTGGTGCGCCGCTCTGGCACTGGAATTCAAATAA
- a CDS encoding rhodanese-like domain-containing protein has translation MPDFSGLPLVIESSDLLGQLDAEHLILVDLTSAARYAEGHIPGAHFVDPKRTQLGQTPAPGLLPHKADLEKLFGELGHTPDATYVVYDDEGGGWAGRFIWLLDVIGHQKYHYLDGGLLAWLDGQHPLSTEVPAPVGGPVSLTLHDGPTATREYLQSRLGAADLGIWDARGPLEYSGEKVLAAKGGHIPGAVNFEWTTGMDKARSLRIRRDMPQILEDLGLTKDKEIITHCQTHHRSGFTYLVAKALGYPRVKGYAGSWGEWGNHPDTPVEI, from the coding sequence ATGCCTGACTTCTCTGGCTTGCCGCTGGTGATCGAGTCCAGCGACCTGCTCGGTCAACTGGATGCCGAACACCTGATTCTGGTGGACCTCACCAGTGCTGCCCGCTACGCCGAAGGGCATATCCCCGGCGCGCATTTCGTTGACCCCAAGCGCACCCAACTGGGCCAGACGCCCGCACCCGGTTTGCTGCCGCACAAGGCCGACCTCGAAAAATTGTTCGGCGAACTGGGCCACACCCCGGATGCCACCTACGTGGTCTACGACGACGAAGGCGGCGGCTGGGCCGGGCGCTTCATCTGGTTGCTCGACGTGATCGGCCACCAGAAATACCACTACCTGGACGGCGGCCTGCTGGCATGGCTGGACGGTCAGCATCCGCTATCCACCGAGGTGCCCGCCCCTGTCGGCGGGCCGGTGAGCCTGACCTTGCACGACGGCCCTACCGCCACCCGCGAATACCTGCAAAGCCGACTTGGCGCGGCCGACCTGGGTATCTGGGACGCACGCGGCCCCCTGGAATACTCCGGCGAGAAAGTGCTCGCAGCCAAGGGCGGACACATCCCCGGCGCGGTGAACTTCGAATGGACCACCGGCATGGACAAGGCGCGCAGCCTGCGTATCCGCCGCGACATGCCGCAGATTCTGGAAGACCTCGGGTTGACCAAAGACAAAGAAATCATCACCCACTGCCAGACTCACCACCGCTCTGGCTTCACCTACCTGGTGGCCAAGGCGCTCGGTTATCCGCGAGTCAAAGGTTATGCCGGTTCCTGGGGCGAATGGGGCAACCACCCCGACACCCCCGTTGAGATTTAA
- a CDS encoding trimeric intracellular cation channel family protein produces the protein MMLLMLYLIAITAEAMTGALSAGRRGMDWFGVVLIACVTALGGGSVRDVLLGHYPLTWVKHPEYLVLTSIAALVTIFIAPLMRHLRSLFLALDAVGLVAFTLIGCMTALEMGHGMLVASVSGVITGVFGGILRDIFCNDIPLIFRRELYASVSFLAAWFYMLCLYLQLPSEQAILLTLFSGFLLRLLAIRFHWEMPKFVYNDDVH, from the coding sequence ATCATGCTGTTGATGCTCTACCTCATCGCCATCACCGCCGAAGCCATGACCGGCGCGCTGTCCGCCGGGCGGCGGGGCATGGACTGGTTTGGGGTGGTGCTGATTGCCTGCGTCACGGCATTGGGCGGTGGTTCGGTACGCGATGTATTGCTTGGGCATTACCCGCTGACCTGGGTCAAACACCCGGAATACCTGGTGTTGACCTCCATCGCTGCGTTGGTGACGATCTTTATCGCACCGTTGATGCGCCATCTGCGGTCACTGTTCCTGGCGCTGGACGCCGTGGGCCTGGTGGCGTTCACTTTGATCGGCTGCATGACCGCCCTGGAAATGGGCCACGGCATGTTGGTGGCGTCAGTCAGCGGGGTGATTACTGGCGTATTCGGCGGCATCCTGCGGGATATTTTCTGCAACGACATCCCGCTGATCTTCCGCCGTGAGCTGTACGCCAGCGTGTCGTTCCTTGCCGCCTGGTTCTACATGCTGTGCCTTTATCTGCAGCTGCCCAGCGAACAAGCGATCCTGCTGACCTTGTTCAGCGGCTTTCTGTTGCGCCTGCTGGCCATCCGTTTTCACTGGGAAATGCCCAAGTTCGTCTACAACGACGACGTGCACTAG
- the motA gene encoding flagellar motor stator protein MotA, with translation MAKIIGIIVVIASVLGGYVLSHGKIAALIQPFEVLIIGGAAFGAFLQANPGYMTMHVIKKSLGMFSSRFSHTFYLEVLGLIYEILNKSRREGMMAIEGDIEDAAASPIFAKYPAVLKDERMTAYICDYLRIMSSGNMAPHELEGLFDMELFSLKEELEHPSHAVTGIADGMPGFGIVAAVLGIVVTMASLGEGDQKAIGMHVGAALVGTFFGILAAYGFFGPLATSLAHDAKEEVNLYEAIKACLVASASGMPPSLAVEFGRKVLYPKHRPSFAELEQAVRGR, from the coding sequence ATGGCTAAAATTATCGGCATCATCGTCGTCATCGCAAGTGTGCTCGGTGGGTACGTCCTGTCCCACGGTAAAATTGCTGCGCTGATCCAGCCCTTCGAAGTGTTGATCATCGGCGGTGCCGCGTTTGGCGCATTCCTGCAGGCCAACCCCGGCTACATGACCATGCACGTGATCAAGAAGTCGCTGGGCATGTTCAGCTCGCGCTTCTCCCACACCTTTTATTTGGAAGTGCTGGGGCTGATCTACGAGATCCTCAACAAGAGTCGCCGCGAAGGCATGATGGCTATCGAAGGCGACATTGAAGACGCCGCCGCCAGCCCGATTTTCGCCAAGTACCCGGCGGTGCTCAAAGACGAGCGCATGACCGCCTACATCTGCGACTACCTGCGCATCATGTCCTCCGGCAACATGGCGCCGCACGAGCTGGAAGGCTTGTTCGACATGGAGTTGTTCAGCCTCAAAGAAGAGCTGGAACACCCATCCCACGCCGTGACCGGCATCGCCGACGGCATGCCCGGTTTCGGTATCGTCGCGGCGGTACTCGGCATCGTGGTGACCATGGCGTCCCTGGGCGAAGGCGACCAGAAGGCCATCGGCATGCACGTGGGCGCGGCCCTGGTGGGTACCTTCTTCGGTATTCTCGCGGCCTATGGTTTCTTCGGCCCTCTGGCGACCTCCCTGGCCCATGATGCCAAGGAAGAAGTGAATTTGTACGAAGCGATCAAGGCCTGCCTGGTGGCTTCGGCGTCCGGCATGCCGCCATCGCTGGCGGTGGAGTTCGGGCGCAAGGTGCTGTACCCGAAACATCGCCCAAGTTTTGCCGAGCTGGAACAAGCGGTTCGCGGTCGCTAA
- the queG gene encoding tRNA epoxyqueuosine(34) reductase QueG, with amino-acid sequence MPAITTDLPALAQSIKDWGRELGFQQVGISGLDLAEHEQHLQRWLDAGYHGEMDYMGAHGSKRSHPEELVPGTLRVVSLRMDYLPGDTQMAQLLAKPEKAYISRYALGRDYHKLIRKRVQQLADRIQAQIGPFGFRAFVDSAPVLEKAIAEQAGLGWIGKNTLVLNRKAGSYFFLSELFVDLPLPVDPPHATEHCGRCTACLDICPTNAFVGPYVLDARRCISYLTIELKSSIPEDLRPLIGNRVFGCDDCQIVCPWNRFARPTAEGDFKPRHNLDNAELAELFMWDEDKFLSSTEGSPLRRAGYERWLRNLAVGLGNAPSSIPVLEALKARRDYPSDLVREHVEWALNQHAAR; translated from the coding sequence ATGCCTGCCATCACCACCGATCTGCCCGCCCTCGCCCAATCGATCAAAGACTGGGGCCGCGAGCTGGGCTTTCAACAAGTCGGCATCAGCGGCCTGGACCTGGCCGAGCATGAGCAGCACCTGCAACGCTGGCTCGACGCGGGCTACCACGGCGAGATGGACTACATGGGCGCCCATGGCAGCAAACGCTCGCATCCCGAGGAACTGGTGCCGGGCACTCTGCGCGTGGTCTCGCTGCGCATGGATTATCTGCCAGGCGACACCCAAATGGCGCAGTTGCTGGCCAAGCCAGAAAAAGCCTACATCTCCCGTTACGCCCTTGGCCGCGATTACCACAAGCTCATCCGCAAGCGCGTGCAGCAACTGGCCGATCGCATTCAGGCCCAGATCGGCCCGTTTGGCTTTCGCGCGTTTGTCGACAGCGCGCCGGTGCTGGAAAAAGCCATCGCCGAGCAGGCCGGTCTCGGCTGGATCGGCAAAAACACCCTGGTGCTCAATCGCAAGGCCGGCAGCTATTTCTTCCTGAGCGAGCTGTTTGTCGATTTGCCACTGCCGGTAGATCCGCCTCACGCCACCGAGCACTGCGGCCGCTGCACCGCTTGCCTGGACATCTGCCCCACCAACGCGTTTGTCGGCCCCTATGTACTGGACGCGCGACGCTGCATTTCCTACCTCACCATCGAGCTCAAAAGCTCAATTCCTGAAGACCTGCGCCCGCTGATCGGCAATCGCGTGTTCGGTTGCGATGACTGTCAGATCGTTTGCCCGTGGAATCGTTTCGCCCGACCTACCGCCGAAGGCGATTTCAAGCCTCGGCACAACCTGGACAACGCCGAGCTGGCCGAACTGTTTATGTGGGACGAGGATAAATTCCTCAGCAGCACCGAAGGTTCGCCGCTACGCCGCGCCGGTTATGAACGCTGGCTGCGCAACCTGGCCGTTGGGCTGGGCAATGCGCCGTCGAGCATTCCAGTGCTGGAAGCTTTAAAGGCGCGCCGAGATTACCCATCGGACTTGGTGCGCGAACATGTCGAGTGGGCGCTCAACCAGCACGCTGCACGCTAG
- a CDS encoding NAD(P)H-hydrate dehydratase produces MPQTKHAITDVQPLLHGHLPQLAARSPDAHKGQFGHLLVIGGDHGFGGAALLSAESALRSGAGMVSLATRPEHIPAALARLPEVMTVGVSSANQLMGLLEKISVIVIGPGLGEASWGKSLLSVAANAKQAQVWDADALNQLATGSVSLPANSVITPHPGEAARLMGMKTAEVQADRLKVARALSQKFNAVAILKGAGSLIASPDGRVSRCDQGHPAMATAGLGDVLSGLVGALLAQGMPAYEASCLAVWLHATAGDRQGTFGRGLAASDLIPAIRQLLEEQSPCLK; encoded by the coding sequence ATGCCGCAGACAAAACACGCAATAACCGACGTACAGCCTCTATTGCACGGCCATTTGCCGCAACTGGCTGCACGCTCCCCGGACGCCCATAAAGGTCAGTTCGGTCACCTGCTGGTCATCGGCGGCGACCACGGCTTTGGCGGCGCCGCGCTGCTGAGCGCCGAAAGCGCCTTGCGCAGTGGCGCGGGCATGGTCTCGCTGGCCACGCGCCCTGAACACATTCCCGCCGCCCTGGCGCGCCTGCCGGAAGTCATGACCGTTGGCGTGAGTTCGGCCAATCAGTTGATGGGGCTGCTGGAAAAAATTTCGGTGATCGTCATCGGTCCAGGCCTCGGTGAGGCGTCCTGGGGCAAAAGCTTGTTATCCGTCGCCGCCAACGCCAAACAGGCGCAAGTCTGGGATGCGGACGCCTTGAATCAACTGGCTACCGGCAGCGTCAGCCTGCCGGCCAACTCGGTGATCACGCCACATCCTGGCGAAGCAGCGCGCTTGATGGGCATGAAGACAGCCGAGGTTCAGGCCGATCGCCTTAAGGTGGCGCGCGCGTTGAGCCAGAAATTCAATGCAGTGGCTATTCTCAAGGGTGCTGGCAGTTTGATTGCCAGCCCGGACGGGCGTGTTTCGCGCTGTGACCAGGGCCATCCGGCGATGGCCACGGCGGGTCTGGGGGATGTGTTGAGTGGTCTGGTCGGCGCGTTGCTGGCCCAGGGCATGCCGGCTTATGAAGCCAGCTGCCTGGCGGTGTGGTTGCACGCCACGGCGGGGGATCGCCAAGGCACTTTCGGTCGCGGGCTGGCTGCCAGTGACCTGATACCTGCCATTCGTCAATTGCTGGAGGAGCAGTCACCGTGTCTGAAGTAA